A section of the Sedimentisphaera cyanobacteriorum genome encodes:
- a CDS encoding PEP-CTERM sorting domain-containing protein: MSFKKTLRNILAGGLVGLAALVGSAQKADGAIVSFNPDQSTLTDRPIYGMSQATDDFYLTGNSDTFKLDKNFSGNFQETAEYSNEHTMQDAASLGNDYTLHLGIDNVIYRMDNNTGNFAPFGSQGTLGSAGLNSFGLGALASENKAYSFAVNGNNEIIGKEWDLNSLLVTDTINFGVLGSQYGTPTGAEAYKLDNGNIGFLLTTKDAPSSRENYFLDFNRDGTFTGNGGLLNGAFGSLEDLTYNNGEIGLGYDSAFFGRVQTGQYQGTAIPEPTTALLFGLGALGAATIRRSRK, translated from the coding sequence ATGTCATTTAAAAAAACACTAAGAAACATCCTTGCTGGTGGTTTAGTAGGTCTTGCAGCACTTGTTGGAAGTGCACAGAAAGCTGATGGTGCGATAGTGTCATTTAATCCTGATCAGTCCACATTGACGGATAGACCGATATACGGTATGTCACAAGCAACTGATGATTTCTACTTAACCGGAAACTCCGACACTTTTAAACTAGATAAGAATTTCTCTGGAAACTTCCAAGAGACTGCGGAATATTCTAATGAACATACCATGCAGGATGCTGCGTCCTTAGGAAATGATTATACACTACATTTAGGAATTGATAATGTGATTTATAGAATGGATAATAATACTGGTAATTTTGCTCCTTTTGGTTCGCAAGGCACACTAGGAAGTGCTGGACTGAATTCATTCGGTCTTGGAGCTCTAGCTAGTGAAAATAAAGCATATTCATTCGCAGTGAATGGCAATAATGAAATTATTGGAAAAGAATGGGATTTGAATTCTCTTTTAGTTACTGACACAATCAACTTTGGAGTTTTAGGATCACAATATGGAACACCTACTGGTGCAGAAGCCTATAAATTAGACAATGGAAACATTGGTTTCTTACTTACAACTAAAGATGCTCCAAGTTCAAGAGAAAATTATTTCCTTGACTTCAATAGAGATGGAACATTTACTGGTAATGGTGGACTGCTTAATGGCGCTTTTGGATCACTAGAAGATTTGACTTACAATAATGGAGAAATTGGACTAGGATATGATTCTGCATTTTTTGGTAGAGTTCAAACAGGTCAATACCAAGGTACTGCAATTCCAGAACCAACAACTGCTCTTCTTTTCGGATTAGGTGCTTTAGGAGCTGCTACCATTAGAAGATCTCGAAAATAA